In the Sulfobacillus thermosulfidooxidans DSM 9293 genome, GTGCTAAAGCACTGCCTGGGATGAGTAACGAACGTCGTTTCATGTCTTGTTCCTCCTCTGTCTTCTATTGAATATAACGCCTTACGAGAAGCTCGGGTTACATAAACATGTTAGGACGAGATGAGATACAAGCCACCCTATGAGGGAAGTAAAATACAGGTAACGGAAAAATGCGTCAACATCACGGTTTTTTTAGGGAGTAAGCACGAGTCCTTCTGATAATAGGAGTGGAAAAAGGGGAAAACACGAATGGATGTGTACGTAGGTAACATCTCGGTATCTTTCGACGTTGTCGGTCACGGGCCAAGACCTCTGGTCTTTTTACATGGTTGGTTAATGTCCAAAGAAAGCTGGTATCCCTTGCTGAAATATCTCCCCCTGAATGAATATCAGGCTTTTATTTGTGACGTGCGTGGATTTGGCGATAGCGACAAACCACCTCACGGCTATGCGATTGAAGATTATGCCAGGGATACTGTGCGATTGATCCGGGCGTGGAATATCAAACCGGTTACCCTGATTGGTCATTCTTTTGGTGGCGCGGGTTCGTTGTATGTGGCGGCAAAGGTTCGCCACTATATTGATTCGCTCGTTGTTTTGGACACATTTCCGGGTGGTGGAGCCCCATCTGTGGATCCCAAAACCAAGCATCACCTC is a window encoding:
- a CDS encoding alpha/beta fold hydrolase codes for the protein MDVYVGNISVSFDVVGHGPRPLVFLHGWLMSKESWYPLLKYLPLNEYQAFICDVRGFGDSDKPPHGYAIEDYARDTVRLIRAWNIKPVTLIGHSFGGAGSLYVAAKVRHYIDSLVVLDTFPGGGAPSVDPKTKHHLQRVRELIQRTPEQKQGQVLQRIWLQAFHRPPSADVLDIQRQAIKKIYPHVLEQTLHTNLTTNIDQLLPRIHCPTLVIRGEHDRMLSPNVEPLERITHAEFIQIPGAGHYPMLEAPEEVAKQIHDFLLRYPRSSGRR